Proteins encoded together in one Microbacterium sp. zg-Y625 window:
- a CDS encoding TerC family protein — MGFEIPLWFEIGAFVVLLTILIADLLLIIKRPHIPSTKESTLWVVFYVALAIAFAGILFGVTGNADVTGQFVAGWLTEYSLSIDNLFVFVLIMGQFAVPRQYQQKVLMVGIIIALILRGIFILLGAVIIEQFLPIFYLFGAFLIYTAWKQAFPGKDHEDEEKKESFVVRLVRRRVDISDEYDGAKVRTVVGGKRMFTPMIIVFVAIGMTDLLFALDSIPAIFGITQDPFIVFTANIFALMGLRQLYFLLGGLLDRLKYLHYGIAFILAFIGVKLIFHAMHENELPFINGGEHIEWVPDISTWMSLGVIVASMVVATVASLIASSRERKAPTPQAAAAAVAEEHATPSTVEEPGSTDRRTER; from the coding sequence ATGGGCTTCGAGATCCCCCTCTGGTTCGAGATCGGCGCATTCGTCGTGCTGCTCACGATCCTCATCGCCGATCTGCTTCTGATCATCAAGCGACCCCACATCCCCTCCACCAAAGAGTCGACGCTGTGGGTGGTCTTCTACGTCGCCCTGGCGATCGCGTTCGCCGGCATCCTGTTCGGCGTGACCGGAAACGCCGATGTCACCGGACAGTTCGTCGCCGGCTGGCTGACCGAGTACAGCCTGTCGATCGACAACCTCTTCGTCTTCGTGCTGATCATGGGCCAGTTCGCGGTGCCGCGTCAGTACCAGCAGAAGGTGCTGATGGTCGGCATCATCATCGCGCTGATCCTGCGAGGCATCTTCATCCTGCTCGGCGCCGTGATCATCGAGCAGTTCCTGCCGATCTTCTACCTCTTCGGAGCCTTCCTCATCTACACCGCGTGGAAGCAGGCCTTCCCCGGCAAGGACCACGAGGACGAGGAGAAGAAGGAGAGCTTCGTCGTGCGACTGGTCCGCCGCCGCGTGGACATCAGCGACGAGTACGACGGCGCCAAGGTGCGCACGGTCGTGGGCGGCAAGCGCATGTTCACGCCGATGATCATCGTCTTCGTCGCGATCGGCATGACCGACCTGCTCTTCGCGCTGGACTCGATCCCCGCGATCTTCGGCATCACGCAGGACCCGTTCATCGTCTTCACCGCGAACATCTTCGCGCTCATGGGCCTGCGCCAGCTGTACTTCCTGCTGGGCGGACTGCTCGATCGCCTCAAGTACCTGCACTACGGCATCGCGTTCATCCTCGCCTTCATCGGCGTGAAGCTCATCTTCCACGCGATGCACGAGAACGAGCTGCCCTTCATCAACGGCGGGGAGCACATCGAGTGGGTGCCCGACATCTCCACCTGGATGTCGCTGGGCGTCATCGTCGCCTCGATGGTCGTCGCGACGGTTGCGAGCCTCATCGCCTCGTCGCGCGAGCGCAAGGCTCCCACCCCGCAGGCCGCGGCCGCCGCCGTCGCCGAGGAGCACGCGACGCCGTCGACCGTCGAAGAGCCCGGGTCGACCGACCGCCGCACGGAGCGCTGA
- a CDS encoding 1-phosphofructokinase family hexose kinase, which yields MIVTLTANPSLDRTVELAAPLQVGGVQVARGAREDAGGKGINVSRVCAASDVPTLALLPLAADDPFAVALQATGIAAVTVPVAGHARANITITDPVGETTKVNLRGAALSDTERAAVVDAVVGSCEGAQWLVLAGSLPPGVPEDFYVEVIDAVRRRWADAAPRIAVDTSGPALTAVVERGRPDLIKPNEHELADLAGIALDPEADLVTAVLPVARRLVPQHVGAALVTLGGDGAVLVTADGAWAGRPPRIRVHSTVGAGDSSLAGYLIADARGAEPAERLRSSIRYGAAAASLPGTQAPRPSDLPAGDVPVRSIHD from the coding sequence ATGATCGTCACCCTCACCGCCAACCCATCGCTGGATCGCACCGTCGAGCTCGCCGCCCCGCTGCAGGTCGGGGGCGTGCAGGTCGCCCGCGGCGCTCGGGAGGATGCCGGCGGCAAGGGCATCAACGTCTCGCGGGTGTGCGCGGCATCCGATGTGCCGACGCTCGCCCTGCTGCCGCTGGCCGCCGACGACCCGTTCGCGGTCGCGCTGCAGGCCACCGGCATCGCCGCCGTCACCGTCCCCGTCGCCGGTCACGCCCGGGCGAACATCACGATCACCGACCCGGTCGGGGAGACGACCAAGGTGAACCTCCGCGGGGCCGCGCTCAGCGACACCGAGCGGGCCGCGGTCGTCGATGCGGTCGTGGGTTCGTGCGAGGGCGCGCAGTGGCTCGTGCTCGCGGGATCCCTTCCCCCGGGTGTGCCCGAGGATTTCTACGTCGAGGTCATCGACGCCGTGCGCCGTCGGTGGGCGGATGCCGCCCCCCGCATCGCCGTCGACACCTCAGGGCCGGCGCTGACGGCGGTCGTGGAGCGCGGCCGCCCCGACCTCATCAAACCGAATGAGCACGAGCTCGCCGACCTCGCCGGCATCGCGCTGGACCCCGAGGCCGACCTCGTCACGGCCGTCCTCCCGGTCGCCCGTCGCCTGGTGCCGCAGCACGTCGGTGCGGCCCTGGTGACGCTCGGGGGCGACGGTGCCGTGCTGGTCACCGCAGACGGCGCGTGGGCCGGGCGTCCGCCCCGCATCCGCGTGCACTCCACCGTCGGTGCCGGCGACAGTTCGCTGGCCGGCTATCTCATCGCCGACGCGCGCGGCGCCGAGCCCGCCGAGCGGCTGCGCAGTTCCATCCGTTACGGCGCCGCCGCCGCGTCACTGCCGGGCACGCAGGCGCCCCGGCCCTCCGACCTTCCCGCCGGCGACGTGCCGGTGCGGAGCATCCACGACTGA
- a CDS encoding DUF4349 domain-containing protein, which yields MTPTTSSGADASADLPDLDDQTVARIEGELFARIRREPHGAAAGREAAPVVRGATPARTARQRRRSWLVAGGAAAAVVVVAAVIAPGVGSLIRGGSAADNQATSGAWTTTTEDWAVVPEPGMADGNAEIAPGIVGGAAGEGGDVGDVAQEREVIATASATLEVGSGARAAADALAAITAEAEAAGGFVESLSLGRAGGLGESGSIDDGSVEGGFVGQYDDVALYPSPSAVSDTWITVRVPSTELTATIERLAEVGEVTASRISRQDVTTEAVDLRARVASAEASVARLTALLNEAGSLADLIAAEDALAERQAELESLQGQLEYLDAQVSLSSLTVSVVTPAARVDADPAGFADGLLAGWNGLVAAVNGIVVALGFLLPWLVVVGVIAAAVWLIRRAVRRRRSPTAAAED from the coding sequence ATGACCCCGACGACTTCTTCCGGGGCGGATGCCTCAGCGGATCTGCCCGACCTGGACGACCAGACGGTCGCCCGCATCGAGGGCGAGCTGTTCGCGCGGATCCGCCGAGAGCCTCACGGCGCGGCGGCGGGGCGCGAGGCGGCGCCGGTCGTTCGCGGCGCGACGCCGGCACGCACCGCCCGACAGCGCCGGCGCAGCTGGCTCGTCGCCGGGGGCGCTGCGGCAGCCGTCGTGGTCGTGGCGGCCGTGATCGCGCCGGGTGTGGGCAGTCTCATCAGGGGCGGCTCTGCGGCCGACAACCAGGCGACCAGCGGCGCGTGGACCACCACGACCGAGGACTGGGCCGTCGTGCCGGAGCCGGGCATGGCCGACGGCAACGCCGAGATCGCGCCGGGCATCGTCGGGGGTGCCGCCGGCGAGGGCGGCGACGTCGGCGACGTCGCGCAGGAGCGCGAGGTGATCGCGACCGCCTCGGCGACGCTCGAAGTGGGCTCAGGTGCCCGGGCGGCTGCCGACGCCCTCGCGGCGATCACGGCCGAGGCCGAAGCGGCGGGCGGCTTCGTGGAGTCGCTCAGCCTGGGGCGGGCCGGCGGTCTCGGTGAGAGTGGCTCGATCGACGACGGCTCGGTCGAGGGAGGCTTCGTCGGCCAGTACGACGATGTCGCGCTGTATCCCTCCCCGTCCGCGGTGTCGGACACCTGGATCACGGTGCGCGTGCCGTCGACGGAGCTCACCGCCACGATCGAGCGCCTCGCCGAGGTCGGCGAGGTGACGGCATCCCGCATCTCGCGTCAGGACGTCACGACCGAGGCGGTCGACCTGCGCGCACGCGTGGCATCCGCCGAGGCGTCCGTAGCGCGACTCACGGCCCTGCTGAACGAGGCCGGTTCGCTGGCCGACCTCATCGCTGCCGAGGATGCGCTCGCCGAGCGCCAGGCGGAGCTGGAGTCGTTGCAGGGGCAGCTGGAATACCTCGACGCGCAGGTGTCGCTGTCGTCGCTGACGGTGAGCGTGGTGACCCCCGCGGCGCGCGTCGACGCCGACCCCGCCGGGTTCGCCGACGGATTGCTGGCGGGATGGAACGGCCTGGTGGCCGCGGTGAACGGCATCGTGGTCGCGCTGGGGTTCCTGCTGCCGTGGCTGGTGGTGGTCGGTGTGATCGCCGCCGCCGTCTGGCTGATCCGCCGCGCGGTCCGCCGCCGCCGCTCCCCCACCGCGGCAGCCGAGGACTGA
- a CDS encoding MBL fold metallo-hydrolase, translating into MRVTKHEHACLRLERDGKTIIIDPGSFTLPLTEVKNLVAIVLTHEHPDHWTPEHLDRLTALAPKVPIFAPAGVAAAAPGYDITVVAPGDTVTVDPFTLVFYGGRHAVIHESIPVIDNVGVLVNDDFYYPGDSYAVPKGAEVRLLAAPVGAPWLKIGEAMDFVLAVKPRRAFGTHDMTLSRAGLQMGRARLKWATEQHGGEFLELDPGASVDL; encoded by the coding sequence ATGCGAGTCACAAAGCACGAACATGCCTGCCTGCGCCTCGAGCGCGACGGCAAGACGATCATCATCGACCCGGGTTCGTTCACCCTCCCCCTGACGGAGGTGAAGAACCTCGTCGCCATCGTCCTCACCCACGAGCACCCCGACCACTGGACGCCGGAACACCTCGACCGGCTGACCGCGCTGGCGCCGAAAGTGCCGATCTTCGCACCGGCCGGCGTCGCGGCCGCCGCCCCCGGATACGACATCACGGTCGTCGCCCCCGGTGACACCGTCACGGTCGACCCGTTCACACTGGTGTTCTACGGCGGACGGCACGCGGTGATCCACGAATCCATCCCGGTCATCGACAACGTCGGCGTGCTCGTCAACGACGACTTCTATTACCCCGGGGACTCGTACGCCGTGCCCAAGGGCGCGGAGGTGCGACTGCTGGCGGCGCCGGTGGGTGCGCCGTGGCTGAAGATCGGCGAGGCAATGGACTTCGTCCTCGCAGTGAAGCCCCGCCGGGCCTTCGGCACCCACGACATGACACTCTCGCGCGCCGGACTGCAGATGGGGCGCGCCCGCCTGAAGTGGGCGACCGAGCAGCACGGCGGAGAGTTCCTCGAGCTCGATCCGGGCGCGTCGGTCGACCTGTAA
- a CDS encoding HPr family phosphocarrier protein, translated as MAERQATIASSSGLHARPAKLFVQAVQEKNVPVTIAVEGGPDLNAGSILSLMGLGASNGTVVTLKAEGDGAEQALDELVELLETDLDAQ; from the coding sequence ATGGCAGAACGCCAGGCCACGATCGCCAGCAGCTCCGGACTGCACGCCCGCCCCGCGAAGCTCTTCGTGCAGGCGGTGCAGGAGAAGAACGTGCCGGTCACCATCGCGGTCGAGGGTGGGCCCGACCTCAACGCCGGCAGCATCCTGTCGCTGATGGGCCTCGGCGCCTCGAACGGCACCGTCGTGACGCTCAAGGCCGAAGGTGACGGCGCCGAGCAGGCACTGGACGAGCTCGTCGAGCTGCTGGAGACCGATCTCGACGCGCAGTGA
- the leuD gene encoding 3-isopropylmalate dehydratase small subunit encodes MEKFTTHTGIVAPLTRSAVDTDQIIPAVYLKRVTKTGFEDALFSSWRQDPEFVLNQPAYRNASILVAGPDFGTGSSREHAVWALRDYGFRVVLSPRFADIFRGNAGKQGLVTGVIDEAGIEAIWAIAQAQPGVTMTVDLRACTITIGDLELAFDIDDYTRWRLLEGLDDIGLTLRDEDAIAQFEARREAWRPRTLPVR; translated from the coding sequence ATGGAGAAGTTCACCACTCACACCGGCATCGTCGCCCCGCTGACGCGCTCGGCCGTCGACACCGACCAGATCATCCCCGCGGTCTACCTCAAGCGGGTCACCAAGACAGGCTTCGAGGACGCGCTTTTCTCGAGCTGGCGCCAAGACCCCGAATTCGTGCTGAACCAGCCCGCGTACCGCAACGCCTCGATCCTCGTGGCCGGCCCGGACTTCGGCACCGGCTCGAGCCGCGAGCACGCCGTCTGGGCCCTGCGCGACTACGGGTTCCGGGTCGTGCTGAGCCCGCGCTTCGCCGACATCTTCCGCGGCAACGCCGGCAAGCAGGGACTGGTGACCGGCGTCATCGACGAAGCCGGCATCGAGGCGATCTGGGCGATCGCGCAGGCCCAGCCGGGCGTGACGATGACGGTCGATCTGCGGGCGTGCACTATCACGATCGGCGACCTAGAGCTCGCCTTCGACATCGATGATTACACTAGATGGCGCCTGCTCGAAGGTCTGGATGACATCGGGCTGACACTGCGCGACGAAGATGCCATCGCACAGTTCGAAGCCCGCCGCGAGGCGTGGCGCCCACGGACCCTTCCGGTCCGGTAG
- a CDS encoding PTS fructose transporter subunit IIABC: MTETIITELVSLDEPLGDDKRAVIHALAARVAAQGRATDADALAADAWAREQKDETGLPGGIAIPHAKSAAVTEASLAFARLKPGVAFGAPDGPADLVFLIAAPEGAAEAHLAVLSKLARSLMQEDFTSALRAATTADDVVHIVRRAIGEEAAAESTPVAASAASASTAAPATAPQAEGAVPPAPQASGVAPELTVDGRPARIVAVTACATGIAHTFMAADALSAAGKKAGIDLVVEPQGSSGYKALPKDVIDRADAVIFATDVDVREPQRFAGKPVVRSGVKRGIEQPTQMIAEAVAAAKDPQAQRVTGDATAATQTSAERPGAGASIQRWLLTGVSYMIPFVAGGGLLMALGFLLGGYEVSNDAASVIIQNSLWELPAGGLGQYLGSVAFMIGNTSMGFLVAALAGYIAFAIADRPGIAPGFVAGAVAVLMNAGFIGGIVGGLLAGGVAWWLGRLNAPRWLRGLMPVVIIPLLASIVASGLMVLFLGRPIAWLMEQMTNGLNDLAATGLIVVVGVIVGLMMCFDLGGPVNKVAYAFAVAGLGTASATNTTPYLIMAAVMCAGMVPPLAMALASTVLARNLFTPVERENGKAAWLLGASFISEGAIPFAAADPLRVIPATMVGGAVTGALSMLFAVESRAPHGGLFVWFAIEPFWGFLVALAAGTVVSALVVVALKKWVAPKEFAEAEAAPAAQVPATV; encoded by the coding sequence ATGACCGAGACCATCATCACCGAACTCGTCAGCCTCGACGAACCACTCGGCGACGACAAGCGGGCCGTCATCCACGCTCTCGCAGCGCGGGTGGCGGCTCAGGGACGCGCGACCGACGCCGACGCCCTGGCGGCCGACGCGTGGGCGCGTGAGCAGAAGGACGAGACGGGGCTGCCCGGCGGCATCGCGATCCCGCATGCCAAGAGCGCCGCGGTGACCGAGGCGTCGCTGGCCTTCGCCCGGCTCAAGCCGGGCGTGGCGTTCGGCGCCCCCGACGGCCCCGCCGATCTGGTGTTCCTCATCGCCGCGCCCGAGGGCGCCGCAGAGGCGCACCTGGCCGTGCTGTCCAAGCTCGCCCGCTCGCTCATGCAGGAGGACTTCACCTCGGCGTTGCGCGCCGCCACCACCGCGGACGACGTGGTGCACATCGTGCGTCGTGCGATCGGGGAGGAGGCCGCGGCAGAGTCGACACCGGTCGCCGCATCGGCCGCTTCGGCGTCGACGGCGGCGCCGGCGACGGCCCCGCAGGCTGAGGGCGCGGTACCACCCGCCCCGCAGGCTTCGGGCGTCGCGCCCGAGCTCACCGTCGACGGTCGCCCCGCGCGCATCGTCGCGGTCACGGCGTGCGCCACGGGCATCGCGCACACCTTCATGGCGGCCGACGCGCTCAGCGCCGCGGGTAAGAAGGCGGGTATCGACCTGGTGGTCGAGCCCCAGGGCTCCAGCGGCTACAAGGCGCTGCCGAAGGACGTGATCGACAGGGCGGATGCCGTGATCTTCGCGACCGACGTCGACGTGCGAGAGCCGCAGCGGTTCGCGGGCAAGCCCGTCGTGCGCTCCGGCGTCAAGCGCGGCATCGAGCAGCCGACGCAGATGATCGCGGAGGCCGTCGCCGCAGCGAAGGATCCGCAGGCGCAGCGGGTGACGGGTGACGCGACGGCTGCCACCCAGACAAGTGCCGAGCGCCCCGGCGCCGGTGCGAGCATCCAGCGGTGGCTGCTGACGGGCGTCAGCTACATGATCCCGTTCGTCGCCGGCGGCGGGCTGCTGATGGCGCTCGGCTTCCTGCTCGGCGGATACGAGGTCAGCAACGACGCGGCATCCGTCATCATCCAGAATTCGCTCTGGGAGCTTCCTGCCGGCGGTCTGGGCCAGTACCTCGGCTCCGTCGCGTTCATGATCGGCAACACGTCGATGGGCTTCCTGGTCGCTGCGCTGGCCGGATACATCGCATTCGCGATCGCCGACAGGCCGGGCATCGCGCCGGGATTCGTCGCGGGCGCCGTCGCGGTGCTCATGAACGCCGGCTTCATCGGCGGCATCGTCGGCGGTCTCCTCGCCGGTGGTGTGGCGTGGTGGCTCGGCAGGCTCAACGCGCCGCGCTGGCTGCGCGGGCTCATGCCGGTCGTGATCATCCCGCTGCTGGCATCCATCGTGGCCTCGGGCCTCATGGTGCTCTTCCTCGGTCGTCCCATCGCCTGGCTCATGGAGCAGATGACCAACGGCCTCAACGACCTCGCCGCCACCGGGCTCATCGTCGTCGTCGGCGTGATCGTGGGACTGATGATGTGCTTCGACCTGGGCGGACCGGTCAACAAGGTCGCGTACGCCTTCGCCGTCGCGGGGCTGGGCACGGCCTCGGCCACGAACACGACGCCGTACCTGATCATGGCCGCCGTGATGTGTGCGGGCATGGTGCCGCCGCTGGCGATGGCGCTCGCCTCGACGGTGCTCGCGCGCAACCTCTTCACCCCGGTCGAGCGCGAGAACGGCAAGGCCGCCTGGCTGCTGGGCGCCTCGTTCATCTCCGAAGGCGCCATCCCGTTCGCCGCAGCCGACCCGCTGCGCGTCATCCCCGCGACCATGGTCGGCGGCGCGGTCACCGGCGCGCTCAGCATGCTGTTCGCGGTGGAGTCGCGTGCGCCGCACGGTGGCCTCTTCGTCTGGTTCGCGATCGAGCCCTTCTGGGGGTTCCTGGTGGCCCTGGCGGCAGGTACCGTCGTGAGTGCGCTCGTCGTCGTGGCCCTGAAGAAGTGGGTCGCGCCGAAGGAGTTCGCCGAGGCCGAGGCGGCACCCGCCGCCCAGGTCCCGGCGACCGTTTGA
- a CDS encoding RNA polymerase sigma factor, with translation MGDDRDDADLVAAAATGSEEAFRALYRAYVRPVYWLAHGLVGSAADAEDVTQETFLTAWRKLPGLQLAGDSLLPWLVTICRFQCANRVRRLRREREHSAGTVDETAPDTVDVAELVVGRDVAERIVAAVAGLSALDREIFRLCAAEGHAYQAAAEQLGVGHGVVRNRLSRIRTKLRTELGTETA, from the coding sequence ATGGGCGACGATCGCGACGACGCGGACCTGGTGGCCGCCGCCGCAACCGGGTCGGAGGAGGCCTTCCGCGCGCTCTACCGCGCCTACGTGCGGCCGGTGTACTGGCTTGCGCACGGTCTGGTGGGGAGCGCCGCGGATGCCGAAGACGTGACGCAGGAGACCTTTCTCACGGCGTGGCGCAAGCTTCCCGGCCTTCAGCTGGCCGGCGACTCGCTGCTGCCCTGGCTCGTGACGATCTGCCGGTTCCAGTGCGCCAACCGGGTGCGGCGGCTGCGCCGCGAGCGGGAGCACTCCGCCGGCACTGTCGACGAGACCGCGCCGGACACGGTCGACGTCGCGGAGCTCGTGGTCGGCCGCGACGTCGCCGAGCGCATCGTCGCCGCGGTGGCGGGGCTGTCGGCGCTGGATCGGGAGATCTTCCGCCTGTGCGCCGCCGAGGGCCACGCCTACCAGGCTGCCGCCGAGCAGCTGGGCGTGGGCCACGGCGTCGTTCGCAATCGTCTCTCCCGAATCCGCACGAAACTGCGGACCGAACTGGGAACGGAGACCGCATGA
- the leuC gene encoding 3-isopropylmalate dehydratase large subunit, whose product MSTPATTIPDRPRTLAEKVWDDHVVVKGEDGRPDLIYIDLHLVHEVTSPQAFDGLRAEGRPVRRLDLTIATEDHNTPTLDIDKPIADLTSRTQIETLRRNAAEFGVRLHSLGDKEQGIVHVVGPQLGLTMPGITVVCGDSHTSTHGAFGAMAFGIGTSEVEHVLATQTLPLKPFKTMAITVEGQLKPGVTAKDIILAVIAKIGTNGGQGYVLEFRGSAIRALSMEGRMTICNMSIEAGARAGMVAPDETTFEYLKGRAHAPTGEDWDDAVAYWQTLPSDEGAVYDAEVFLDADALEPFVTWGTNPGQGVSLSDVVPAPEDFADPNEQAAARRALEYMDLVPGTPLKDVPVDAVFMGSCTNSRIEDLRAFASIVRGRTKADGVRVMVVPGSARVRLEAEAEGLDQVFLDFGAEWRFAGCSMCLGMNPDQLAPGERCASTSNRNFEGRQGKGGRTHLVSPLVAAATAVLGRLASPSDLPAFESVEV is encoded by the coding sequence ATGAGCACCCCCGCAACGACGATCCCCGATCGCCCCCGCACCCTGGCCGAGAAGGTCTGGGACGACCACGTCGTGGTCAAGGGCGAAGACGGTCGGCCCGACCTCATCTACATCGACCTGCACCTGGTGCACGAGGTGACGAGCCCTCAGGCCTTCGACGGCCTGCGCGCCGAGGGGCGCCCGGTGCGACGCCTCGATCTCACGATCGCCACCGAGGACCACAACACCCCGACGCTCGACATCGACAAGCCGATCGCCGACCTCACCAGCCGCACCCAGATCGAGACCCTGCGACGCAACGCCGCGGAGTTCGGCGTGCGCCTGCACTCGCTCGGTGACAAGGAGCAGGGGATCGTCCACGTCGTCGGACCGCAGCTGGGCCTGACGATGCCGGGCATCACCGTCGTCTGCGGCGACTCGCACACCTCGACGCACGGGGCGTTCGGCGCGATGGCGTTCGGCATCGGCACGAGCGAGGTCGAGCACGTCTTGGCGACGCAGACGCTGCCGCTGAAGCCCTTCAAGACGATGGCGATCACGGTCGAGGGTCAGCTCAAGCCCGGCGTCACCGCGAAGGACATCATCCTCGCCGTCATCGCGAAGATCGGCACCAACGGGGGACAGGGCTACGTGCTCGAGTTCCGCGGCAGCGCCATCCGCGCCCTCTCGATGGAGGGGCGCATGACGATCTGCAACATGTCCATCGAGGCCGGCGCCCGCGCCGGCATGGTCGCGCCGGACGAGACCACCTTCGAGTACCTGAAGGGCCGGGCGCACGCGCCGACGGGCGAGGACTGGGACGATGCGGTCGCTTACTGGCAGACGCTCCCCAGCGACGAGGGCGCCGTCTACGACGCCGAGGTGTTCCTCGACGCCGATGCACTCGAGCCCTTCGTCACGTGGGGCACCAACCCCGGCCAGGGCGTGTCGCTGAGCGACGTCGTGCCGGCCCCCGAGGACTTCGCCGACCCCAACGAGCAGGCCGCTGCCCGCCGCGCGCTGGAGTACATGGACCTCGTCCCCGGCACCCCGCTGAAAGACGTGCCGGTGGATGCCGTCTTCATGGGGTCCTGCACCAACAGCCGCATCGAGGATCTCCGGGCCTTCGCGTCGATCGTGCGGGGCCGCACCAAGGCCGACGGCGTTCGCGTAATGGTCGTGCCAGGGTCCGCGCGGGTGCGGCTGGAGGCCGAGGCGGAAGGCCTGGACCAGGTCTTCCTCGACTTCGGTGCGGAGTGGCGCTTCGCCGGCTGCTCGATGTGCCTCGGTATGAACCCCGACCAGCTGGCGCCGGGCGAGCGCTGCGCGTCGACCAGCAACCGCAACTTCGAGGGACGGCAGGGCAAGGGCGGCCGCACGCACCTGGTGTCGCCGCTGGTGGCCGCGGCCACCGCGGTGCTGGGGCGCCTTGCGAGCCCCAGCGATCTGCCGGCGTTCGAATCAGTGGAGGTCTGA
- a CDS encoding heavy metal translocating P-type ATPase: MSALRAAARYGGILLSLVALGIVLVLAAGGAELPARGVATGYVAVFVAVTLVRMVRDVLHGHVGLDILAVVAMVATLAVGEYIASLIIVLMLSGGEALEEFAARRAQRDLTALLDRSPRTAHVVGAPGALRAAAGDERLRDVPVDEVQVGDLLVVRPSEVVPVDGVVVGDAGAFDESSLTGESLPVTRGDGEEVFSGAVNGTRAVRLRAVRRSADSQYQQIVALVQAAQTSRAPVVRLADRFAVPFTAVSLVLAGTAWGLSGDPTRFAEVLVLATPCPLLLAAPIAFLGGLSRAAKSGIIVKGGAQIERLARVRSVCFDKTGTLTSGRPELVDVIPAQGFTADEVLQLAASAEQYSSHVLADGIRAAADARGLQLLPAQEASEVATNGVSAVMAGRQVAVGKAAFVATVADGVQRPPLEPGQVASYVAIDGRFAGALLLADAARQESREVVAWLRSHGVERVAMLTGDAAPTAEAIAHAIGIDEVHADLLPPEKVHLVGQFTPRPTMMVGDGINDAPALAASGIGVAMGARGATAAGDAADVVITVDSLTRVAEAIAIGRHTVRVALTAIWLGIGLSVGLMLVAMTGVIPAVVGALVQELVDLATILYALRALRAPASAPTPAPRDR; encoded by the coding sequence ATGTCGGCACTGCGCGCTGCGGCACGATACGGGGGAATCCTCCTCTCGCTCGTCGCGCTGGGGATCGTCCTGGTGCTGGCGGCCGGCGGTGCGGAGCTGCCTGCTCGGGGTGTCGCGACGGGGTACGTCGCCGTCTTCGTGGCGGTCACGCTCGTGCGGATGGTGCGCGACGTCCTGCACGGGCACGTGGGACTCGACATCCTCGCGGTCGTCGCGATGGTGGCCACCCTCGCCGTGGGGGAGTACATCGCCTCGCTCATCATCGTGCTCATGCTCTCGGGCGGCGAGGCGCTCGAGGAGTTCGCCGCGCGCCGCGCGCAACGCGACCTCACGGCGCTGCTGGACCGCTCGCCGCGGACCGCGCACGTCGTCGGCGCGCCGGGCGCCCTGCGGGCCGCGGCCGGCGACGAGCGACTGCGTGACGTGCCGGTGGACGAGGTGCAGGTCGGCGACCTGCTGGTCGTACGCCCGTCGGAGGTGGTTCCGGTGGACGGCGTGGTGGTGGGCGATGCCGGCGCGTTCGACGAGTCCTCGCTGACGGGTGAGAGCCTGCCGGTGACCCGCGGGGACGGGGAGGAGGTCTTCTCCGGGGCCGTGAACGGCACGCGTGCGGTGCGGCTGCGCGCCGTGCGGCGCAGTGCCGACAGCCAGTACCAGCAGATCGTCGCCCTCGTGCAGGCGGCGCAGACTTCCCGCGCGCCCGTCGTACGGCTCGCGGATCGGTTCGCCGTGCCCTTCACGGCCGTGTCGCTCGTGCTGGCGGGAACGGCGTGGGGGCTGTCGGGGGACCCCACCCGCTTCGCCGAAGTGCTCGTGCTCGCCACGCCGTGTCCGCTGCTGCTGGCGGCGCCCATCGCATTCCTGGGCGGGCTGTCGCGGGCAGCGAAGTCCGGCATCATCGTCAAGGGCGGCGCCCAGATCGAGCGCCTCGCCCGCGTGCGGTCGGTGTGCTTCGACAAGACCGGCACCCTCACCTCGGGGCGACCGGAGCTCGTCGACGTGATCCCCGCGCAGGGCTTCACCGCCGACGAAGTGCTGCAGCTGGCCGCCTCGGCGGAGCAGTACTCCTCGCACGTGCTCGCCGACGGCATCCGCGCCGCAGCCGATGCCCGCGGACTGCAGCTGCTGCCGGCCCAAGAGGCCAGCGAGGTCGCGACCAATGGCGTTTCCGCGGTGATGGCGGGACGGCAGGTGGCGGTGGGTAAGGCCGCGTTCGTGGCCACCGTCGCCGACGGGGTGCAGCGCCCGCCGCTCGAGCCGGGCCAGGTGGCGTCGTATGTCGCGATCGACGGGCGGTTCGCCGGCGCGCTGCTGCTCGCCGACGCGGCGCGGCAGGAGTCCCGGGAGGTCGTCGCGTGGCTGCGCAGCCACGGGGTCGAACGCGTCGCGATGCTCACCGGCGACGCCGCCCCCACCGCCGAGGCGATCGCGCACGCCATCGGCATCGACGAGGTGCACGCCGACCTGCTGCCGCCCGAGAAGGTGCACCTCGTCGGGCAGTTCACCCCGCGCCCCACGATGATGGTCGGCGACGGCATCAACGACGCTCCGGCGCTTGCGGCATCCGGCATCGGGGTGGCGATGGGTGCGCGTGGCGCGACGGCCGCGGGGGATGCCGCCGACGTCGTCATCACGGTCGACTCGCTCACGCGCGTGGCGGAGGCGATCGCGATCGGCCGTCACACGGTGCGTGTGGCCCTGACGGCGATCTGGCTCGGCATCGGCTTGAGCGTCGGGCTGATGCTGGTGGCGATGACGGGCGTCATCCCGGCTGTCGTGGGTGCCCTCGTGCAGGAGCTGGTCGACCTCGCGACGATCCTCTACGCCCTCCGCGCTCTCCGCGCCCCGGCGTCCGCGCCGACGCCGGCGCCGCGCGACCGGTGA